Below is a window of Lytechinus variegatus isolate NC3 chromosome 4, Lvar_3.0, whole genome shotgun sequence DNA.
TTCCTTTATCAATTCCCCAGAAAGATGAATATTAAAGTTGGCAGCTTTGCTATGGCAACAAGCATGTTAAGGTTTCAAAGGTAGCTACAATGATAGGAGAGCCAccacagcaatatatttgactgcccccccccccgggaaagcTAGCTTCCAAGATCCATTACTGTGCTTTTTGTTACAGGCCCCAGAAATATGCCCCCCCCTTCCCAGCAATAActtggggggtgtttcacaaagatttaagtatgacttaagtcgcacttaaatgccgacgcgtgcatgatatgcaacacgcgatcttattgatagatacgcaatagtgcgcgtcctcatgacacgatctgaccaatgcggtcaagcctttcataccgtacgcaactctgtatttaagtgcgactctaagtcatacttaaatctttgtgaaacacccccctggtctgAAATGGCCAAGTTAAAATAAGGAATTAAAAGAGGACCCTTCTTACAAATTTAGTGATATGATGTCGATTCTGAAAGCAAATGTAACattatatcctgaaattttTAGCCCATACCATGCTTCGGAATAGGTTGATACaaaacagaatttaaaaaaattggcaTCAAATCATGATAAATTTCGTGGATAACTCGGAAATGGCCATGAATATAACAAATTCTtctttcatatcctccacatcacaCTTCTAGGGCATGCACTTGCATATAATCTAATAATGAATGAGAATAGTGGAAGATGCATTTTCactctgaagaaaagtttgttgtaaagaTACCAGGAAATAAGGAAAAAGATTAAAGGTTTGAAGTTTTGAATTGATTTGCGGCGGCGTAAATGAGCAGCTGCACCatgttatgcaatataaaatggataaatttcaatttttgaatggTTCGTGGCGacttattcttttcttttcagtaacgggtgtgaaatgatttgggTATTGATATAATGAATGTAAAGTAAAAActattttcttagaaaatgacatttcattgatattttaccataTGTAGGAAAGCTCGCATATGACgacacaaatcaaataattcaaattgtaattatttttggggtggatttttctcaaaccttcggcaatatctttctttttctgctatttttacaataaaacttttgtcagggtgaacttcccccttATAATAATGGGTTCAAGGAGTGAAGAAAGAAACATTAATGTGGGGAAAGTATGCTCACAGGCCAGTTTAACaacatattcaaatttcaaacatttttaaaaggaaGGTCATTCATGACAAGTTGCCCAACATAGCGGCATTCAATGTATGCAACAGGGATTCCAAGGAGTAGCTGGAAAGGAATACCTtgtcatgaaatatcaatgtcCACATTATTAATTCAAACACAAAGTATAGAGTCCAAATGTGAAAAGGAAATACACAACACAAAACAAAGATGACAAGGAAAGCAGACAATACTTTCTCatacatattttattaacaatatggaagaaatgaaataagtgaacataattgttttcattcacactatttttgttctttatgtAATATCTCTACtaaatatgaatacatatttttagtaCAATattaggtttaaaaaaaaaagacctcAAATATTAGGGAGAGTCCCTTCTGAAATCAAgttgattttaattacaaactCCAGCAGTATTAAGTAACCCTCATACTACCTGTCAACACTGACAATTTGAAATCAATCAACTACTAGCAGAAAAGAGTCTACAACAGATCGGATTGTTTGATCCAATCACTTTGCGTATGCACATTGTACACAGATGCCGATACAACACATTCAGTTACACACAGAATCATTGTACGCAAATGTACTGCTGTTGGAGTCCAGTTAGCTAAACTTACTATTTAAATCTTTCGTTAatgtgaaataaagattgacTTCAAGCTTAGTAATCTGGCGAGACATTTGATCTCATTTCTGGGTTCATGTCATGTCAGATCTTTAGCCTGCCAGATTGAATGTAATTGGACTCCCCATTTGATAGCAATAGCACCATATCGAAACTttaagggatgctccaggctagagatatttatatctcaataaaaagagtaagattcacagagaaaaatgctgaaactATGATCAAAATCGGGTAATAAATAACAAtgtcattgaattttaaagatttgcattattccagtgaaactgTTCTTCTATGCAtgtatttatgaatattcattagacggggtaatgatgtcatatccccacttgttcttatggattttatcaaactaaaattaggttcattcaacaattttctaccaagaactaaaacaatcgCATTggcaactgattaagtgcactagatattcattgctgaaACTTATATCATCATAATGAAGACACATCATTAACACAAGTATGAAActtatgaaacaattatgatttcatgtaataaaataagaaaagggaaagtggagatgtgacaccatcagcccacctaatgaatattcacgacgatgtgcatataactgttttcacaaaatattgataaactttaaaattcaataactttgtggTTTGttctccgattttgatggaattttcagcattttggtcTGTGagttttactctatttatttagatgcaAATATTcacagcccggagcatccctttaggTAATCTAAAGATAAGTATACAAAGACTGGAGTATAAGGTTGCCAATGACAATATTCaatatctcaaaataactgATAGCAGGGAGCAATCAATGAAAGCAAATGTCGAAtatttatccgacaagtcctgttttatcagacagttaccatTAGAAATGTGCTTCTCagctaatcaaaatcaaagaaaggtGTCAGGTTTGACGTCTTGTCAGATGGAAAATGTtcgatgaaatgctccccttgTCTTGTCAAGGAAGATGCCtaacaaaatgacaaattcATGGAATCCGATATGTGGGTTTGAAGAGAAATCTTCATACAAAATTCTCTGCTCCACAGACTTTAAAGTATGCTGGAATGCCAGAAGTCCATCATCAAATTGTACAACCACACAAGATCTTGGAATTTCCTTTTGAGCACTGTATGGATTATAGAGTTTGGGAGATCAATCGATCATGTTTTGGCATTATGTAGATAAGCGGAAAGCAATATAATTTGGCAAATTCATTTAAACTAGGATTCTCAAATCataatgacaatgaaatatacataattGTATAATTGCATTTCTCTTCTGCGTATAAGATTCTTTTTAAATACAgtgtatagaaaaaaatatgatcagtGAATATATACTTCAGCCAAATTCAATGGGATAGGAAGGGTGGAGGTACCTTAAAAACACAATAATGTATGTCATGTATGTTGCCGTCAAATACCTTGTTATTTATGTAGTAAGAAAATACTAAATTTATACATCCAATCCCAATCAGGAATTACGAAAAGGTAGCTATAACTGGGGAATAAATGATGCTTTAGCGTAACAATCTCAaacacatgtataaaaaatccaTTTATGAATAGGTCTGGACCTTCAAGCATTGATGGATAGAGTAACGTCAGAAGTTGAGTGAGTATAGTGGAGTGAAGAAAGATATTTCTTCAGATCTTAAAATAATGCTTGAAATAATCCATTCTTATAATTTTCCTATAATGCTTGACTGTATCACACACGTCAGTTATGTTTCACTTGACAGCAAAGACAGTGCTGCAAGGCTACCTGTACATGGAGGAACAATACACtgaatgaaattcaatgaattccAATGGTATTCTTGCATTATTGCAATGAATGATtgtctttcatttctttattggTCAGTGGATTGTCAATCTGTCCCAAAATATTTCTGTCCAAAGTGGACTGGTGGAACCGGGTCCTTTTCCGATGACAAGACGGTGATGTTTGGAAATTCCTTGATCACAGTTTCCACACCTGCAGGCAAATATGAAATGGACCACAACAAAATGGAAGCATCCAAATAGTTAAACGATTGAAACATAAACAAACTCCATATAGGGCAATCCCATAAATTATTTATCCAACCcgtatattttttataatcagAACCTATAATGATTCATCTCTGCATTGGATATCATATAGAGGTGCTTTGCTCTCAAATTAGCATGGCTTCAGTAGGTCATGAAGTGAAGTTAGTTGAGAAAATGGAGATTGGGCATACAGAAGTTAGATTTTTTTGTCACAGATTTGCCCTTTACACTCATGGGAATCTTCATTTCAAACTTTAACAAAGGGGGTCaataatgtaaaaagaaaagttGTCAAGTAAATGAGAAACGAGATACAAAAAATAGTTTCTTTGACACCATTTTGGGgggactgcttggaagtttcacttAGATGACTCAGTAATCGAATCAGTGGCTTGAGTGAACCtcaaacttcaaaccttgtttaCTATTCTTTGAAGCTCTTACATTCAGTCAAATATTTCTGTGGTTAGgtattgttgatcaattttgacaagttattATTTCAAAGCTTAGGATGTGCTATTTCAAACTtggtgaaaattttgaaaaatcatttcaggTGACTTATTCTTGGTTTTGGGGTGGAGGGTCATAAATAAGTGACATTTGAGCTGTCGAGTTTTAAACTTTTGCTGATCTTGCAAacaaagaaaagaggaaatgaAGCTATTCTTACCATGTGGAGTACAGAAGAGAGTGAGAAGAAGAATGTTTTTATCATCAACACCATGTTCTTGGAGAACTCTTACTGCTTGTATCACAGTGTTTCCTGAGTCTGGTTGCAAGAAGAATTGAACAAGGATAAGTCAAGAAATTACTCTTCGCACAACACCGTCTTCAATTCTTCATATAAATTGcactgtttgtctgattttccttcccctttctttttgatgcctttatcaatttcaagctctaagcttaaaggacaagtccacctcaacaaaaacttgattgcaataaaaagagaaaaatccaacaagcatttcatcaaaatcggatgtaaaataagaaagttatggcattttaaagtttcgctttatttcacaaaacagtcatatgcacatctcgttcgcagaggcgtcgatcctgggggggggggggcgatcgccccaccaatgaaaatattgggggggcaaacatatcattttgcccccccaataattccggatatgcattaaaaaaaaacaagattgtaatgttcagcaagcgagatggtgatacacaactcgttctttatttaaaatcgtgctcaaaatgtccgcttttcagattggaatatacaaattttcagctcgcgcttcgcgctcgcatcatttctgtagcagaaacccatacttttcatgattaaataggtgaatgtaaatgtcccactttcagttctaagcctcaaaagaactcctgcttcgatttgcaatcatcttttcttggatatatatcttgttcttcatcaaaaacgtccactaaactgtcattttttcagatcgaaatatcaaaattttcagctcgcactcgcatctattgttcttttagatatACAAATCttatcattggtaccaaaaatgcttagaatatcaagttttcgGGTCAAAATATAaggaaatttcagctcactctcggcactcgtactatctgtgtagtgagatatgtatcctcctcatgagttactacaaacagtcctaaacaggcacgcttttcctgtcagtatactaaaaaaaaatcagctcgcgcttcgcgctcgcattaatttgtttgtgagatacgtgtctgggTCTCacgagtcatatatatatatacatataaatatacatatatatatatacgtatacatacatatatatatgtgtgtgtgtgtgtggtgtgtgggtgttttgtacgatcgagcgcctttggaacattaatgattttgcccccccaatctgaaaaatggatcgacgcccctgctcgttcggtatgcaaatgaggaactgatgacatcactcactatttctttcgtattttattatatgaaatatgaaatatttaaattttcttgtcattatcatgtgaaatgaggtttcattcctccctgaacaagtggaataccattattttaacattttgtgctttaggcaaggaggtcctaatcgtcaaattcataaaacttgaaatgttgtataattaaaacaacaaaaaacaaaagaaacagtgagtgacgtcatcaactcttttatttggatgtaactggctcgttcatataactattttgttaaaaataagcgaaactttgaaatgtcataactttcttattttacatccgattttgatgaaattttcagcattgtgctggtctgatttttctttattgattaaaatcaacatttttctgaggtggacttgacctttaagatgaAGGTCTCCCACATgtcaaaatgtattattgttgaTGTAcgtatatatataatttttttctgctatttttttcaacaatttaaaaaaaaagaaatttatcaggtataaatatatttcaattagattGTATATGCATATGTTATAAATGTCATTTGCTTATTATGTTATGCTAAGAAAAATTTATTACACTTGTATATGCTTTTGTTATTGGAacgtggaaataaataaatcaaatcaaattcaaaataataatatgttatAACAGCAGTGATAAATATAAAGGCCAGTGACCTTTTTCATGAAGCTTTTTATCAAATGTTAAAATTTTAGTGGGATCCCTGTGCAGAAAACATGACTGGCTTTTCACAAGATGCCTTAGTATGTTGGCATTTATTTTTAACTGCATAATTATCTCATGACTTTGACATCCATATTCATAAAATGATTAGCTGTGAAATTTGCTgaatgcttaaaaaaaaaatcatgcaggAAATCAGCATGCAAAGCATAAACCTAAAACCCCACCCGAAGAGCTTATTAcccatttcaaattttccataCATGCGATAAGAATATTAATATGCAACACTTATAAAGCACCTTACTACAAAtatttctaagcgctgcatattattaccctggctttagcatggctGCCCCAATCGAACACTTGAGCATTCAAGTAATTTTTTCCTATAGGGtgcccatttactacaccttggtggagagtggcaaatgtagataaacgccttgcaaAGGGACCCTAGTAATGTggtaggatttgaaccccaaaccttgtggttcaaagccCGATGCCTGATCTCCTGAGCCACAACACCCCTCATATTAGTGAAGGTTAGGTGTCAAAGTTGAAAGCTATAAGCTTGTGATTTATAGGCCCcaaataagaaataattattatgaacGTAGGTATGCAATGAATGGAGAAATGGATTGCAGAGACTTACTAAGTATAGGGTACATGAGAAGCACTCTTCGTCTACTAATATCGGGAGGAAACTTGGCATAGTACACCTTTGCCTCATCTGTCTCTTCGTTTGTTTTGATTAGAATCTTGCCGATTCGTATCGACCTGCAGCAGTCTCGTAGACCGTGTTCCATGGCCTCGCCTTAATATGAAGCACAAAGACAATAGAGGaaggaggaaaaaaataattcattaagtGACCTACCATTGTCAGCAAACACTATCTAATGCAACAACTGAAATTCATGCTCTATACCTAGGAATGAACACAATGCTTGTCACTGGTAAACCGTTTGATAACTTTTAATTATTCTAAACATAAACAAGATTTCTGAATATTAATCTGTAAAGTTAGGGTAGGATTTGTTTTCTTAATGTTATCTACTTCACCAGGAAAAAGTCTCAGTTTTCAGGGGAAATAGAGAAACAGAAGAGGATTAAGATACAAAGAGATAACGAGAAAtttagaagaaatgaaaaaaaataaagaaaaaaagagaaaggggaaatTAGAACAAAGGAGAGCTCACCACTTCTCATAATGCTGACGCCACAATTTCCATGAAGAAACTCCACTCCATCAAAGGGTTCATCTGTCGGTGTGATCACTTCACATGTCTTGTAAGGTAGCTGGTTCAAGCCCTCCTCAACAACCAATCGGATCTAagaacatatttgaaaaatcataaatatacatgtatataacatgATAATTGATACTAGAACAGGTACTACTATTTATAACAGAAAACCAAAGCACTGTCtaattgataaaatataaatgatcaTAAACTAAATGAAGGAAATTTTCAATGAGAACTAATTTTACACAGGCAAGAGAAATACTGAACTAGAAAACATTGGTACTTAAGTAAACATGAAATCACTAGTAGAAACACTATTATTTTCGAAAAGTGTTTTAACAGAGATACATGGATCTTACCAGCCTGTTTGCATAGAATACAAAGTCTCCTCTAGAAGTTGTcctgaaagaaaacaaaacagagttataaaaaaagagagtaGAATTACATGTTGAATAATGACAGAGACCTAGATCTACTACATTGTATGTAGAAAGAAAAAGACCTAGCTCCTCCAGTAATTGGAAccattcatgaaaatgaaacaagcaaatataaaatgaaaatattacacAGAACATGCTTCAAACAGCCCCCCAAAAAACCCCACTAGAGTCGCGAGTAAAGAAAGAGAACGTTCATTCATGAAACAAGTCCTTGACTCATGAGTGAAAATGTactaatttacatgtatgagaaTTTTGTTGTGCCAAACAACAATATCCAAAAGCAGCATCAATAGGGACATCAACAACACTTAAGACTTGTAAATCTATCAAAACAATGCAAGATTAGACTTTAAAGCAAGGGTTAGGCTTTTgagttttcattaaaaaaattaacttcACTATTTGCCCTGATGCTGATCAGGCTTTTCAAATTGAATCATCAATGTTAAAACAGGTGACTTTAGAGCGACAATTGACAGCCTGACTTGGTTTTAGTTAGGGCATGTTAGCTCTGGTCTAGAAGACAACATCATTTGAAGTTGAACGTGTAGTGTAGATGAGCTCCATTTCCTAAATCAGACTCACTTATCTCTGATGAGTGTTTGCAGTTCATGAATTTGGTTGTTCAATTTTAAAATCTTGAGTTGGCATCCATACTCTGGTTCCTCAATGCTGTTTGATCCAACAGAACTGTCACTTTTGTCAGACTTGTCTTCTCCCATTGTCTGAAGCGAGTCTGGTCTGGACGGTCTAAACAGTTAGTCCAAGTCGAACAAACCTCAAATCTAGTCCAGGCTCAATGTCAATATGAGACGCGGCGAGCACGTgctctttgtttttattttgtgatctgTGTTCCCACGTATTCAATTCGACGTAAGTTTTATCAGAAGAGATGCAGCACCTATTTTGGAGCACTTAAGGAAGATAAATTCTCTaataaaagtaaaatctgaAGCATCCAAATGTTTAATCTTGTTGTTAGCTTCGAAACATAAGCAAAAATGAGTCGATTTCACCAAAATTACGGTTAAAAATCGACAAACTGAATCGCGAGACTTTCTCGGGTCTGCTAGCGCGGCCGTTCAAAATTTCAGTTTACACTGTGACAACATTCAACGCAGAGGGCTACAAAGCTCATCATGAAAATCGCGATGGCGGAGAGCATGGGAAGTATCCTTTCTCACGTAAGGTTTTAGAGATATTTAGTCTTTTAATTTCGTCTTGTGCATATGTTGAGGAATATATTTTCGTTCAAGTTATTGATATTTCCATCATGTCTACATTTTTTGTCTGTAACTTGATCTTTTGTTTGCCCATATCAATAATAATTGCTTTTGGCATGACTTGAATTCGTATTCGTAGTTCACTTTCGTGCGTTCTGCTGCGCAGCGAGTATTGTAGCATAACATGGCCAAATATAGCCGGGTCGTTATGGCGAGACGTTTCTCTCCAGCTCCGCTGCTTAAGTTTTAGTTTGACCACGGACGTCGGGCAAGCACAATTGCGTAACGCTAACGGTAAATCTCGATTCTCGCATGCAACCTAAAATATCTTTCTGACACTGACAGAATGTCAGAGATATTAGAGAATTAAATAAAACCAATTAAAGGGGTTTtagaaaaatcatgattttataaCATGAATGATCATATTTACtttgtaataatattttttgcatattttgcaaaattttgCATTGATATAGATTTTAGTTTGACATGTTTAACAAGTTACATATCTAGTCATGTTGAGAAGAACGAGAGGAAAGGTAACAGAAGAATGAGATGTATGAAAAAAGAGCAATTGACAGTTAGAAGGAGAAGAACAAGATGATAAAGAGAGAACTCGGTTTGGGAAAATGAAGATTAAAAATAGGAacggaaaagggggaaaaatgggaggaaaaaaataaagatttaaaaagaaagaagggaagaaattGAGAAAGATAGGATGACAATGAGGCCAATCCTACACAACTGGAAGggaacaatattaatattgaCTATTGAGGAATCAATTTGATGAAGGAAATAAGAGGACTAGGACAAAGGGAGGATGAGAAGGAGAATTAAcacaaaaaatggggaaaatgaagagaaaaaagaacaaaacagccaaaagagaaggaaaagtaAGGAATATAGAGAGAAGAACTGAAAGGGAGAGCAGGAGGACACTATAAAAGGAGATGATGAAGGGATGGTACTATTGAAGGAAGAATTAGGAGGATTGGAAGTAGAACAAACGAAGGAGGggaagacatacatgtataagtcaAAGTATTGATGTGATTAGACTTGGCCTTGGCTACATCTTTAGTAAACATCATCTCAAGCCTTTCAACTCCCACTTAATCAATGCATTGGTTAAGTTGTTTGGTTCTTAATCCCTAGCTATCACTTCTCCTTTTCATAAAAGACCCTTCACCTGAGCCGTGGAAtaccatgcttattttgctcatttcaagcaattacacctttttttttcttcttttctattttttttgtacaagcATTTTGAGATTTTTACCACAACTTGCCACAACAAAAATTTATTTAACTGACTAACAAACTTGCCATTCTCTTCAACATGCAGCTTTCAAAGAGCACCAACCAACAGACAAGCGAATCAATGGAAATGGAAGAGACCGGAGATACAACCTCGCTGGAGTCCAGCTCAGTGGAGCTGCTGACCAGTGAGGATCCATCCAGTGAGAGGGACGTCCCGGAGCTTCCTCGGGAGGAGAGTGTGGACAATCTATCAGAGAACTTTACAGATGCCTTAACCACTCAGGAAGGTTAGATTTGATCAAGGGGGTAAGGGGGGGGAGGTTGCATTAAGGAATATGACTGATATTTAcgattgattttaatttttgtacATGGGTTGCCATAGACTTGAAGTTATACTTAATTGTGCAATCTTTGATGGTTACTTTTATGTTACAAGTCCTagattttattaattaatttggtTGTATTTGATCAGTTCAACACCCCCCACCCTCTCCAAGGTAGGGGCATATATCATGTTATTTGAATGGATGCTTCAAATGGGTTGATTGCATAATCTTTGCAAGGACCTTCCTTTTGTGTTGATGAATCATCATAATGCACCATATGATATGCCTTTTGTTATACATtggaattatatttcatttacccTTGAAACATTTGTCCTTTAACAATTACTTTTTATGAGAAATATTATATGATGATAGATTTAAAAGTGTGCTAGGTATTTTTTGGAGACTGAGAGTTGATAATGCATTATTTTGCAAAAATTGTAATAGGCACTACTTTCCTAGGTTCTTCCACTTTTTCCTTATATCGGGCAGGAGGGCGGGGGATATGATTTTTTCTCATAatggggaaagggagaaaaaaggaggggggAAGAGGAGCAAACAAAGGTTGTGTAACTATATATGTGCTATTATTCAATGGAGAATAAACTGGCCTTGTTAACATCCTATCAAAATACCTTGGTACCACCCTTGAGTTCCTATAATATCCATTCTCTTGTTCTATCAGAGCCAGTAATTGAGGAGATTGTCAG
It encodes the following:
- the LOC121414418 gene encoding uracil phosphoribosyltransferase homolog, producing MGEDKSDKSDSSVGSNSIEEPEYGCQLKILKLNNQIHELQTLIRDKTTSRGDFVFYANRLIRLVVEEGLNQLPYKTCEVITPTDEPFDGVEFLHGNCGVSIMRSGEAMEHGLRDCCRSIRIGKILIKTNEETDEAKVYYAKFPPDISRRRVLLMYPILNSGNTVIQAVRVLQEHGVDDKNILLLTLFCTPHGVETVIKEFPNITVLSSEKDPVPPVHFGQKYFGTD